One genomic segment of Natrononativus amylolyticus includes these proteins:
- a CDS encoding DNA-directed RNA polymerase subunit L — MELRVTESSDDELSIEISGEDHTFMNVLKGSLLEHENVAAATYDMNPEQSGGQTDPILTIKTEGGVAPLDALEEAAISVREKTTAFREAFEAAA, encoded by the coding sequence ATGGAGCTGCGGGTCACCGAGAGTAGCGATGACGAGCTATCGATCGAAATCAGCGGCGAGGATCACACGTTCATGAACGTGCTCAAGGGCTCGCTGCTCGAACACGAGAACGTCGCCGCGGCGACGTACGACATGAACCCAGAGCAGTCGGGTGGGCAAACCGACCCGATCCTGACGATCAAAACCGAAGGCGGCGTCGCCCCGCTCGACGCCCTCGAGGAGGCCGCGATCAGCGTCCGCGAGAAGACGACCGCGTTCCGCGAGGCGTTCGAGGCGGCGGCCTAA
- a CDS encoding zinc-ribbon domain-containing protein — MTWRCTQCGRTHEGNDPPCETCGNERFERLADGEAGTVDTAPAYIWVCPNCGRQHVKNSPPCSRCGNPDLEKREQRYEDLDTDLEVPGWLEVARPYSPVILVLVVVVGLFATGLVPLSVLPGVGTPTPPDAPGEGTEASGIDLEATELAVHDRLEAERTTAEVSARSYDDGLAAFAEYRNRQLVIAHDEGTEPADRPPLGEFDPACSDGAAGVDVRTDAGVIEEYEDEDALAAFLADELLEEHRSLLTGEGQTEGLDVHVGEDGSVFVYYVAC; from the coding sequence GTGACCTGGCGGTGTACCCAGTGCGGTCGGACCCACGAGGGGAACGACCCGCCGTGTGAAACCTGCGGGAACGAGCGGTTCGAACGCCTCGCCGACGGCGAGGCGGGGACCGTCGACACCGCACCCGCCTACATCTGGGTCTGTCCGAACTGCGGCCGCCAGCACGTCAAGAACTCCCCGCCCTGCTCTCGCTGCGGCAATCCCGACCTCGAGAAACGCGAGCAGCGCTACGAGGACCTCGACACCGACCTCGAGGTGCCGGGCTGGCTCGAGGTAGCGAGACCGTACTCGCCCGTCATCCTCGTTCTGGTGGTCGTCGTCGGCCTGTTCGCGACCGGACTCGTCCCGCTGTCGGTGTTGCCGGGCGTCGGCACACCGACGCCGCCAGACGCCCCCGGCGAGGGAACGGAGGCGTCGGGAATCGACCTCGAAGCGACGGAGCTGGCGGTCCACGACCGCCTCGAGGCCGAGCGAACGACCGCGGAGGTCTCGGCACGGAGCTACGACGACGGGCTCGCGGCGTTCGCCGAGTACCGCAACCGCCAGCTGGTGATCGCCCACGACGAGGGGACGGAGCCGGCGGACCGGCCGCCCCTCGGCGAGTTCGATCCCGCGTGTTCGGACGGGGCTGCCGGGGTCGACGTCCGGACGGACGCGGGGGTAATCGAGGAGTACGAGGACGAGGACGCGCTCGCCGCGTTCCTCGCCGACGAGCTACTCGAAGAACACCGGTCGCTGCTCACGGGTGAGGGACAGACAGAGGGACTCGACGTTCACGTCGGCGAGGACGGGTCCGTGTTCGTCTACTACGTCGCCTGTTAG